Within Chelatococcus sp. HY11, the genomic segment CGAGGTCGTTGTCCTCCCGCGCGCCGTATGAGCCGACACAGAAGGTCAAGCCGTTGGCGCCGGACTCGACGCCGGCGAGAATGGCGCGCGCGTCCGATGCGGTCGAGACGACACGCGGCAGACCGAAGAGCGAGAACGGCGGATCATCGGGGTGGATGCAGAGCCGAGCGCCCTCTTCCTCGGCGACCGGAACGACTTCCGCGAGGAAACTGACGAGATGAGCCCGCAGGTCATCAGGCGTGATGCCGTCGTAGGCGGCAAGCAGACGGCGCATGCCGACGCGGTCGTGATGGAAATCCGAGCCGGGCAAGCCGGCAATCACGTTGCCTTCGAGAGCCTCGCGCTCGCTCGGTAGCAGCGCATCGAAACGCGCCTTAGCCGCGGCGAGCACGTCCGGGCCATAGGAGAGTTCGGCATTCGGGCGTTCGAGAATGAAGACATCATAGGCCGCGAAGTCGATGATATCGAACCTGAGCGCATAGCCGCCCAGCGGCACGGGATACATGAGATCCGTGCGCGTCCAGTCCACCACTGGCATGAAGTTGTAGCAGATGGTCTTCACGCCGGCGCGCGCGACCGCGCGCAACGACGCGATCCAGGCATCGATATAACGCCTGCGATCGGCGCTGTTGGTTTTGATGGCGTCATGGACGGGAATACTCTCGACCACGGACCAGG encodes:
- the uxuA gene encoding mannonate dehydratase → MEQTWRWFGPQDPVELSHARQAGATGIVSALHHIPADQPWSDEEVAKRKAIIAEAGLTWSVVESIPVHDAIKTNSADRRRYIDAWIASLRAVARAGVKTICYNFMPVVDWTRTDLMYPVPLGGYALRFDIIDFAAYDVFILERPNAELSYGPDVLAAAKARFDALLPSEREALEGNVIAGLPGSDFHHDRVGMRRLLAAYDGITPDDLRAHLVSFLAEVVPVAEEEGARLCIHPDDPPFSLFGLPRVVSTASDARAILAGVESGANGLTFCVGSYGAREDNDLVAMVDEFAPRIHFAHLRNVKREAPKTFHEAEHLGGSSDMVGVVAALMKEERRRRAEGRSDAEIPMRPDHGHLLIDDIGKRTNPGYSCIGRLKGLAELRGVMAAIDAGHA